The segment TGTCCCGGTTATTCCTATTGTATAGTTTCTATTTTTAGAAAAGAAGATATTTACGGCGGTTGTATAAGGAATCTTTATTTTTTCTTTTGGAATTCCTGGTGTTTTTATTGCCAAATCGTATTTCTTCTGTTTTTGGAGATAATTTTTATCAAACTGCATATCAAGAATTCCCACATTTATATTGGGATGAAATTTTTTAATATATCTTTCTGCTGATTTCCCTTCTTTGCCGTATCCTATAATGCACACTTTATCTTTTCCGTAAATTCTGAAAAAATCGGGAATCGTTTCTGTATCTCTTGTTTCAAATACTTTTTCTACAAGCTTTTCTGAATTTTTAATTAAAGGAAGAAATTTCTGCACTACAGGACTATTTTTATATTTCTTACTTGAAAGAAAAAAAGCGGCTCTTGCTTCTTCAAAAGTCCCAACACAATCAAAGGGCTTCATATTTCCAAACCCCAAAATATCTTTAAAAGTCGAAAATAATTTATCTTCTTCTAAAAGATTTTTTTTAAATATTTTATACAAATCAATTTTTGAAAGAAAAGGAGAAAGAATCAAAAAAACAAAAGCGCACTTTGGACAATTGCCGCACCAAAGAGAATTTCCTCTTTTTTTGAAAACTTTAAAAGAATTATTACAGCTTGTAAAAAGAGGAAAATATTTTTTATATTTTGCAAAAATCTTGGCAATTTTTATTTCATAAAAAGGCCTTAGAATAGAGAAATAGACAATATCAGGAGTAATGAATTTTTTACTATAATCCTGAAACATCTTTTCAAATTCTTTGGACTTGCTCCATTGGTGATTTATATTCTCATTACAGTAAGAAACGTTTCCAAAATTGCTGCTTTTTTCATTGCCAACAATAACGTATCTAAAATTATAAAGAAAAGCCAGAAGAAGTCCGATAAAAGCGAAAACGGCTGAAATTGGAATATGGCCGTTATATCCTCCTTCATGATTTTGAAAAATTTTAGGATCAAGAATTCTGACTGCTTTAAGAGAAGGATTTCCAATTTTTTTAACTACTTTTTCCAGAACGATATTTTTTCCTTCTGTTTGAACATAAAAAGAAACAGAAGGAAATCCCCTTAGAATCTCAGAGGCAACAATTGAATCTTTCCCTCCCCCAATTCCAATAAGAGCCCTTTCTTTCTTTTCAATTCTGAGGGGTTTTTTAGTTTTTTTAGAATATGGAAACTTAGCTATCTTATTTGGATTTATCTTGTTTTTATACAAAAACTCTCCAAGGCCCTTTCTATAAACAGTATTCCAAAAATCGGCCTGTTCTTTAGAAAGGGAGAAAGAAAGCTTTATCTTTGAAGGACAATAAAGCTTGTAATAGCTTATTCCAAGTATAATAGAAAGAGGTTCTAAAAAGTTTTCAAGAGATTTTTGAGAAACGCCAAAAATCTTAGAAGGCAAGAGAATAACTTCTTTGAAATTTAAGGGCTTTCTGTTTAAAAATTCAATTCTGTAATAAAAAGAAATCTTCAAATCTTTAGCATTGAATTTATATCCCTTAAAATGGAAGGTTTTTGGCTTTGGAGAAGACATAAAAATTAATTAAAACTTAGATTCTGATAAAGGAGAATGAATTAATAATATCTTTTCTTCCTTTATGCTCTCCGCTTACAATAAGCAGTTTTTTTCCTTTGGCAATAAGTTTTTCTTTTCTTAATTTTTCAGCTGTATTTTTTATCGCTTCCGGAGAGGCAAGATCAAAAGAGACAAAAAACGGCTCAACTCCGCAGGATAAAGAGAGCTTTTCGGCTGTTTTTCGATTATTAGTAAGAGCGATAATTTTTGTTTTAGGTCGAAAACTGGAAAGAACTCTTGCAGTATAGCCACTTTCAGTAAAAACAACAACAATATCCAGTTCAGGCCTTGCCTTCAATATGGAAACAACTGCGCTAATTGTAAGTTCTGTTGTTGTCCTGAGTTTGAATGAAAGAGTAGAAAACCCCGTTTTCTTTTCATTGAATTTCAAGATCTTTGCCATTGTTTCAACGGCTCTTATAGGATATTGGCCTATGGCCGTTTCTTCGGAAAGCATAACCGCATCAGCCCTGTTAAAAACGGCATTTGCAACATCGGTCGCCTCGGCTCTTGTCGGACGCGGGTTTTTTATCATTGAATAAAGCATTTGAGTTGCTATTATGACAGGCTTTCTCGCCTCCATGCATTTATATACGATTTTTCTTTGAAGATATGCCAAGCGTTCAATTGGAACTTCTATTCCCAAATCCCCTCTTGCAACCATTACGGCATCTGAATATTCAATGATTTCTTCTAAATTATCTATTGCCTGTTTGTTTTCTATCTTTGAAACAATTTCAGCGTTGATTTTTCTTTTTTCCATTTCCCTTCTTAAAACTTCTATATCTTTTTTATTTCTCACAAAAGAAAGAGCAACATAGTCAATTTTCTCTTTTGCGATCATATCAAGGCTTTTGAGGTCGTTTTCAATTAAAGAAGAAAGATTTAAATTCTTACTTGGAAGATTCAAGCTTTTTTTATCCTTAATAACTCCCCCCTCTATAACTTCTGCAATAATTCTGTCTTTCTTTTTATTCATTACAACAAACTCAATAAAGCCATCGTCAATAAGAAGTATGTCTTTTTTTGAAAGAGATTCAAAAACAGATTTATTTGACAAAGCAAGAGAAATATCTCTGGAATTAAAATTCTCTCCTATTGTAATCAAATCCCCTTTTTCCACTTTAATTTCTCCTTTTTCTCTTGTTTCAATACGAATTTCAGGACCTTGCAAGTCTATAAGAATAGCAATATTTTTTTTCAATTCCGTCGCTGCTTTTTGGGCTCTCTTTATCCTTTGGTTATGCCAAGATATTTCATTGTGCTTGGTATTAAAGCGAAAAACGTTTACTCCCGCACTAATAAGGGACCTTAATAATTCCGGCGTATCTGTAGATGGACCGACCGTGGCAACTATTTTGGTTTTTTTATCAAAAATCATAAAATTAAGAATGAATTTAAAAATAGTAAAGAAGGGCTTTTGCGATAAACAAATAAACAGTAATGCTCAAGATATCGCTAATAATTGTTGCAAGAGGATTCGTTCCCATTGCCGGATCTTTTTTCATTTTTAAAAGCAAAAGAGGTATCATTATTGCAAAAAAAACGGAAAAAAGGACTCCTAAGAAAACAGAGAACAAAAGAATAAAGGCAATTCTAATATCATTCAATCCTAAATAAGAAACAAAAGAAAGGACAAAACCAAGCATCATTCCAAGCATTGTTCCCACTTTAAGCTCCCTTATAAAATAATTAAATACAGAATTTTTGTTATTACTGAAAGCCATCCTCCTGATAAAAATAGTAGCGCTCTGGGTTGAAACTGCATCGGAAAGATAAACAATAATAGGAATAAAAAAGGTAAGGGCAATAAGAGAGCTTATTGTACTTTCAAAAGCGCCAATAATCCGAGCAGCAATTATTCCCCCTAAAAGCCCGACAAAAAGCCAAGGAGACCTAAAAAGAACAAGCTTTCTTGCTGTAGCGCTTTCAATTTCCTTTACCGACTTGTCAACTAAAAAACCTCCTGCAAGAAAAATATCTTCAGAACTTTCTTCTTGTAAAATATTTAATATAGTGTCTGACGTTACTACTCCCAAAAAAACATCGTTTTTATCAACAACCGGAATAGCTTTTAGATTGTGTTTAATTGCCAAAGAAACCACTCTTTCCCTGTCTGTTCCCCTCCTTCCCTTTACAACCTCTTTTTCCATTATATCTTTTGCAAAGCAATCTATCTCTCTGTTTAAAACATCTTTTATAGAAATAACTCCCTTCAATCTGTTTTGCCTGTCTATAATATAGACATAATTAATTGTCTCAAATTTTTTAATGTTCTTTAAAAAATTCTTTCGAATGTCGGATAAATTTTCGTCTTCAAAAAATAAAGGAACATTCACATTTACCATTCTTTCTACGCTTTTTCTTTTTTGTTTCAAGCTCATTATGTTTTTTTATAAAAAACTCTGTGCCATTTTTTATCCGTATGAAGAT is part of the Candidatus Paceibacterota bacterium genome and harbors:
- a CDS encoding magnesium transporter, with translation MSLKQKRKSVERMVNVNVPLFFEDENLSDIRKNFLKNIKKFETINYVYIIDRQNRLKGVISIKDVLNREIDCFAKDIMEKEVVKGRRGTDRERVVSLAIKHNLKAIPVVDKNDVFLGVVTSDTILNILQEESSEDIFLAGGFLVDKSVKEIESATARKLVLFRSPWLFVGLLGGIIAARIIGAFESTISSLIALTFFIPIIVYLSDAVSTQSATIFIRRMAFSNNKNSVFNYFIRELKVGTMLGMMLGFVLSFVSYLGLNDIRIAFILLFSVFLGVLFSVFFAIMIPLLLLKMKKDPAMGTNPLATIISDILSITVYLFIAKALLYYF
- a CDS encoding Mur ligase family protein — protein: MSSPKPKTFHFKGYKFNAKDLKISFYYRIEFLNRKPLNFKEVILLPSKIFGVSQKSLENFLEPLSIILGISYYKLYCPSKIKLSFSLSKEQADFWNTVYRKGLGEFLYKNKINPNKIAKFPYSKKTKKPLRIEKKERALIGIGGGKDSIVASEILRGFPSVSFYVQTEGKNIVLEKVVKKIGNPSLKAVRILDPKIFQNHEGGYNGHIPISAVFAFIGLLLAFLYNFRYVIVGNEKSSNFGNVSYCNENINHQWSKSKEFEKMFQDYSKKFITPDIVYFSILRPFYEIKIAKIFAKYKKYFPLFTSCNNSFKVFKKRGNSLWCGNCPKCAFVFLILSPFLSKIDLYKIFKKNLLEEDKLFSTFKDILGFGNMKPFDCVGTFEEARAAFFLSSKKYKNSPVVQKFLPLIKNSEKLVEKVFETRDTETIPDFFRIYGKDKVCIIGYGKEGKSAERYIKKFHPNINVGILDMQFDKNYLQKQKKYDLAIKTPGIPKEKIKIPYTTAVNIFFSKNRNYTIGITGTKGKSTTSSLIFQILKESGRKVRLIGNIGNPVLDVFSSKIDPKEIFVIELSSYMLSDINYSPNLALFLNFFPEHMDYHGKIENYYNAKMNIFKFQKEGDLSLLFPFKEKDISLNHKFPSFAVHNKYNIKAAIKAAKLLKIPLAVIKKGIENFKPLKHRLEPIGIYNEIEFYDDAASTTPQSTIMAIETLKKVDTIFLGGQDRGYDFLKLEKTLRKYKIKNVVLFPDSGKRILSSFLGFNILKTKNMEEAVRFAYKNTKKGKICLLSSASPSYSLWKNFSEKGDLFQKLVKKYSKKYGKRKK
- the pyk gene encoding pyruvate kinase, which produces MIFDKKTKIVATVGPSTDTPELLRSLISAGVNVFRFNTKHNEISWHNQRIKRAQKAATELKKNIAILIDLQGPEIRIETREKGEIKVEKGDLITIGENFNSRDISLALSNKSVFESLSKKDILLIDDGFIEFVVMNKKKDRIIAEVIEGGVIKDKKSLNLPSKNLNLSSLIENDLKSLDMIAKEKIDYVALSFVRNKKDIEVLRREMEKRKINAEIVSKIENKQAIDNLEEIIEYSDAVMVARGDLGIEVPIERLAYLQRKIVYKCMEARKPVIIATQMLYSMIKNPRPTRAEATDVANAVFNRADAVMLSEETAIGQYPIRAVETMAKILKFNEKKTGFSTLSFKLRTTTELTISAVVSILKARPELDIVVVFTESGYTARVLSSFRPKTKIIALTNNRKTAEKLSLSCGVEPFFVSFDLASPEAIKNTAEKLRKEKLIAKGKKLLIVSGEHKGRKDIINSFSFIRI